The following coding sequences are from one Sylvia atricapilla isolate bSylAtr1 chromosome 15, bSylAtr1.pri, whole genome shotgun sequence window:
- the IL21R gene encoding interleukin-21 receptor: MRNKQWLQNIFFCLLFQYTMCFESLTCFVDYVETLSCILRDELGAGSYNLTAIWFPEEDPENTSAACNLLQLSRNTSHTEYMCSVDMTELLADTKVRVDVTEIADGQHVFSQNFYLSDNIKPQPPFNLTALFSEGYNISWETIYQNSSFYFLHEELEYQLRYKRRTDTWETQKTKDVHEDKRTLVILPWELQGNTEYEFQVRARARKDIGYGGFWSEWSSPLSLKTSPAAVTQRAGMEWLLLFGIVVAIMVSITTFLAKQQSLWKKMACIPDPAPFFRPLYMAHNGDFKKWVGASHMKMTFDFFEWGIVLPEVLEVYTTHPSSSTPQEELHELRKNLPCKPCVSCLTAPGHDSQSLWCGVNSSGGTEDQTYGHLSIDTVTVADEFISCSCQCSCNHLHRDHEHTNKEDDNTGELGYPKINIDEEDRKISSDLHLADLSTQDKILASGSVSTDHVRSTCVPLNQQGERGVEGGVGSILEALCLQPHQWDLENPGSLPSPDGESVSYSEGFYDFFTHNTGPGDSYPLICVDLDTIDSGFVDSDCGSPVDSEFGQNSQTICGAIPLEQEGQDFPRSYVKQWVSCRSESPVSGTEAN, from the exons gTTTCCTGAGGAAGATCCAGAAAATACTTCGGCTGCCTGCAATCTCCTGCAATTGTCAAGGAACACCAGTCACACAGAGTACATGTGCAGTGTGGACATGACTGAACTCCTGGCAGACACCAAAGTCCGGGTGGATGTTACAGAGATAGCTGATGGACAGCACGTGTTTTCCCAAAACTTTTATTTGTCAGACAACA TAAAACCACAGCCTCCATTCAACCTGACCGCTTTGTTCTCAGAGGGTTACAATATTTCATGGGAAACCATCTACCAGAACTCTTCCTTCTACTTTTTGCATGAGGAGCTGGAATATCAGCTGCGTTACAAAAGAAGAACTGACACCTGGGAG ACTCAGAAGACAAAAGATGTTCATGAAGATAAACGGACATTGGTGATCCTGCCATGGGAACTCCAGGGGAACACTGAGTACGAGTTCCAAGTGAGAGCCAGAGCCCGGAAAGACATTGGCTATGGTGGCTTTTGGAGTGAATGGAGTTCTCCACTGTCACTGAAAACCAGCCCTGCCG cagtgacacagagagCAGGTATGGAATGGCTGTTGCTGTTTGGTATTGTCGTGGCAATCATGGTCTCAATCACAACATTTCTGGCCAAACAGCAGAG cttgTGGAAGAAGATGGCTTGCATCCCAGACCCTGCTCCCTTTTTCAGACCTCTTTACATGGCTCATAATGGAGATTTTAAG aagtGGGTTGGTGCATCCCATATGAAAATGACCTTTGATTTCTTTGAATGGGGAATAGTCCTTCCAGAAGTCCTAGAAGTTTACACCACAcatccttccagcagcaccccacAGGAAGAGCTGCATGAGCTGAGGAAGAATCTGCCTTGCAAGCCCTGTGTATCCTGCCTGACTGCCCCAGGTCATGATAGCCAGTCCCTGTGGTGTGGTGTAAACAGCAGTGGTGGGACTGAGGATCAGACATATGGGCACTTGTCAATTGATACAGTGACTGTGGCTGATGAATTTATATCTTGTAGCTGCCAGTGCAGCTGTAACCATTTGCACAGAGACCATGAGCACACCAACAAGGAAGATGATAATACTGGGGAACTTGGTTACCCCAAGATTAACATTGACGAGGAAGACAGAAAGATATCCAGTGACTTGCATTTGGCTGATCTGAGCACACAGGACAAAATACTTGCTTCAGGCTCTGTGTCCACAGACCACGTGAGGAGCACATGCGTCCCACTCAACCAGCAAGGAGAAAGGGGAGTGGAAGGAGGGGTGGGGAGCATCCTAGAAGCCCTTTGCTTGCAGCCTCATCAGTGGGATTTGGAAAATCCAGGTTCTCTACCTTCTCCTGATGGTGAAAGTGTTTCTTACAGTGAAGGCTTCTATGACTTCTTCACTCACAATACAGGGCCTGGTGACAGTTATCCTTTGATCTGTGTAGATTTGGACACTATTGACAGTGGCTTTGTGGACTCAGACTGCGGAAGTCCAGTTGACTCTGAATTTGGGCAAAACAGTCAGACCATTTGTGGAGCCATCCCTCTTGAGCAGGAGGGGCAAGACTTTCCACGGAGCTATGTGAAGCAGTGGGTCTCCTGTCGCTCTGAGAGCCCTGTCAGTGGGACAGAGGCAAACTGA
- the LOC136368046 gene encoding interleukin-9 receptor-like yields the protein MGGAVWHLGIQLCIAAALLFGEGRGRELSGSLSCLNNYVTTVNCTWVTEKPMGDGPFHLHFTNLWSKGKNTSCKLTALESMQNQYHCTINLASQILETDGYRVSLQGNFFGRNDTYVTFPEYNPREHIKLDPPMDIHSNATASKCQIWWSVWNVPWYLAEILQYELQYKEYSMSWEVALNKTVPSSLPQVEIEATELRSGIAYAARVRWKVSENENSFHSQWSEWSQATVFQRADVPKVSEKILNTKTVQYLFIPLSFGILLYLFWSCKLSSRGKSLTCFNIPTPAAFFQPLYSLHKGNFKDWVGPHEACNQLEREETGNSSKVNADQVSDLKTQELISKISLKPIGSTDVFAAEENFPLASGPSQQYVPSRYVRAEETELWPGLSFAPNHADDTVGLKISEIIKDNPESPSVERNYPSHSQQGKDDFLMLQESLGIVDVSFSASDYCTLCDNDTTGGLISAELLKLSNGNSHVKHQKDQ from the exons ATGGGAGGAGCTGTGTGGCACTTGGGCATCCAGCTGTGCATTGCTGCTGCGTTGCTCTTTGGtgaaggaagagggagag AGCTCTCTGGCAGCCTGAGCTGCCTGAATAACTACGTGACTACTGTGAACTGCACGTGGGTGACAGAGAAGCCCATGGGTGATGGACCTTTCCACCTGCATTTCACCAA CCTCTGGTCAAAGGGCAAAAACACCAGCTGCAAACTGACTGCCCTAGAAAGCATGCAGAATCAGTACCACTGTACAATTAATTTAGCCAGCCAGATCTTGGAAACAGATGGTTATAGAGTCTCTCTCCAAGGAAACTTCTTTGGACGTAACGACACATACGTGACCTTTCCAGAGTACAATCCCCGCGAGCACA TAAAACTTGATCCACCTATGGACATCCACAGCAATGCCACTGCCAGCAAGTGCCAGATATGGTGGAGTGTGTGGAATGTGCCTTGGTACCTCGCTGAAATTCTCCAATATGAGTTGCAGTATAAGGAGTACAGCATGTCCTGGGAG GTTGCATTGAACAAGACAGTACCCAGTTCACTGCCACAGGTAGAAATTGAAGCCACAGAGCTCCGTAGTGGCATTGCTTACGCTGCAAGAGTTCGCTGGAAAGtttctgaaaatgagaattCGTTCCACAGTCAGTGGAGTGAGTGGAGCCAGGCAACAGTGTTTCAAAGAGCAG ATGTCCCAAAAGTCTCTGAAAAGATTCTAAATACCAAAACTGTGCAGTACTTATTCATTCCTCTGAGTTTTGGCATTCTACTCTATTTATTCTGGAGCTGCAAGCTTTCCTCAAG GGGAAAAAGCCTCACTTGCTTTAACATTCCCACGCCAGCTGCTTTCTTTCAGCCACTCTATAGTTTGCACAAGGGGAATTTTAAg GACTGGGTTGGACCGCATGAGGCTTGTAACCAACTTGAAAGAGAAGAGACCGGCAACTCAAGCAAGGTGAATGCAGATCAAGTTTCTGATCTAAAAACCCAAGAACTGATTTCCAAAATTTCATTGAAACCTATAGGAAGCACAGATGTGtttgctgcagaagaaaacttTCCACTTGCCTCAGGTCCAAGCCAGCAGTATGTCCCCAGCAGGTATGTAAGGGCAGAAGAGACAGAGTTGTGGCCAGGACTATCGTTTGCACCAAACCATGCTGATGATACTGTTGGCCTGAAAatctctgaaataattaaagACAACCCTGAGAGCCCTAGTGTTGAAAGGAATTATCCCTCTCActcacagcagggaaaggatgaCTTTCTCATGCTTCAAGAATCTTTGGGGATAGTAGATGTGTCCTTCAGTGCTAGTGACTATTGTACTTTGTGTGACAATGATACCACAGGAGGTTTGATTTCTGCTGAACTGCTGAAGCTCTCTAATGGCAATAGTCATGTTAAACATCAGAAAGACCAGTGA
- the C15H8orf33 gene encoding UPF0488 protein C8orf33 homolog isoform X1 codes for MHPKRIEAMSHQRSPKQRQPLEMRRCQGNQQEVELPRRRKRKKKKSPVSKNKTEETETSRKAKAEANSCQNTDTSHQDEKTSQQSDEQLWKELDWCVNQLELGLKTQKPTPKQAEEALRAIRTLRSDKAPLVKKRQLMRAMFGDYRKKMQEELCRELKLMETAAKSAGIVELKGSKKNGQFIRKCLGACRKSQGSAESPSDSHRTDYTGLFNFTAPQEFRFNFF; via the exons ATGCACCCAAAGAGGATAGAAGCCATGTCACATCAAAGATCTCCCAAACAGAGACAGCCCCTGGAGATGAGGCGGTGTCAGGGAAATCAACAGGAGGTGGAGCTGcccagaagaagaaaaagaaaaaaaaaaaaatcacctgtcagtaaaaacaaaacagaagaaactgaGACCAGCAGGAAGGCAAAAGCAGAAGCTAACAGCTGTCAAAATACAGATACTTCCCATCAGGATGAGAAGACCTCTCAG CAGTCAGATGAGCAGCTGTGGAAAGAGCTGGACTGGTGTGTGAACCAGCTGGAACTCGGCTTGAAGACACAGAAACCCACTCCAAAGCAGG ctgaggaggcTCTCAGGGCCATCAGGACACTGCGCAGTGACAAGGCTCCGCTGGTGAAGAAGCGTCAGCTCATGAGAGCCATGTTTGGAGACTACAGGAAGAAgatgcaggaggagctgtgcagagagTTGAAGCTTATGGAAACAG CTGCAAAATCTGCCGGGATTGTGGAGTTGAAGGGAAGCAAGAAGAATGGCCAGTTCATCCGGAAGTGCTTGGGAGCTTGCAGGAAAAGCCAAGGTTCAGCAGAATCCCCTTCAGATTCACACAGGACAGATTACACAGGCTTATTCAATTTCACAGCTCCCCAAGAATTTCGCTTTAATTTCTTCTAG
- the C15H8orf33 gene encoding UPF0488 protein C8orf33 homolog isoform X2, with protein sequence MHPKRIEAMSHQRSPKQRQPLEMRRCQGNQQEVELPRRRKRKKKKSPVSKNKTEETETSRKAKAEANSCQNTDTSHQDEKTSQSDEQLWKELDWCVNQLELGLKTQKPTPKQAEEALRAIRTLRSDKAPLVKKRQLMRAMFGDYRKKMQEELCRELKLMETAAKSAGIVELKGSKKNGQFIRKCLGACRKSQGSAESPSDSHRTDYTGLFNFTAPQEFRFNFF encoded by the exons ATGCACCCAAAGAGGATAGAAGCCATGTCACATCAAAGATCTCCCAAACAGAGACAGCCCCTGGAGATGAGGCGGTGTCAGGGAAATCAACAGGAGGTGGAGCTGcccagaagaagaaaaagaaaaaaaaaaaaatcacctgtcagtaaaaacaaaacagaagaaactgaGACCAGCAGGAAGGCAAAAGCAGAAGCTAACAGCTGTCAAAATACAGATACTTCCCATCAGGATGAGAAGACCTCTCAG TCAGATGAGCAGCTGTGGAAAGAGCTGGACTGGTGTGTGAACCAGCTGGAACTCGGCTTGAAGACACAGAAACCCACTCCAAAGCAGG ctgaggaggcTCTCAGGGCCATCAGGACACTGCGCAGTGACAAGGCTCCGCTGGTGAAGAAGCGTCAGCTCATGAGAGCCATGTTTGGAGACTACAGGAAGAAgatgcaggaggagctgtgcagagagTTGAAGCTTATGGAAACAG CTGCAAAATCTGCCGGGATTGTGGAGTTGAAGGGAAGCAAGAAGAATGGCCAGTTCATCCGGAAGTGCTTGGGAGCTTGCAGGAAAAGCCAAGGTTCAGCAGAATCCCCTTCAGATTCACACAGGACAGATTACACAGGCTTATTCAATTTCACAGCTCCCCAAGAATTTCGCTTTAATTTCTTCTAG
- the AMDHD2 gene encoding N-acetylglucosamine-6-phosphate deacetylase: MPSNKSVSDAPIVQFTNCRILRDHRLQREDLWVREGKILNPEKLFFDEKGSADVQLDCKDSIIAPGFIDVQINGGFGVDFSLATDDFKSGIDLVSQKILSHGVTSFCPTLVTSPPSVYHQVLPQLSVRNGGAHGAGILGAHLEGPFISKEKKGAHPEHCLRTFEEGAFQDLLATYGSLDCVQIVTLAPEMRRSSEVIRELTKRGICVSLGHSVANLSQAEEAVQHGATFITHLFNAMLPFHHRDPGIVGLLTSDKIPAGRRVFYGMISDGIHTNPAALRIAHRAHPKGLVLVTDAIAGMGLAPGRHTLGQQVVEIDGLNTYIAGTKTLSGSVATMDTCVRHFQEATGCSAETALEAASLHPAQLLGIEHKKGTLNYDSDADFLMLNDSLYVQATYIAGEEVWRQDVSGM; this comes from the exons ATGCCGTCCAACAAATCCGTGTCGGACGCGCCCATCGTCCAGTTCACCAACTGCCGCATCCTGAGGGACCATCGGCTCCAGAG GGAGGACCTGTGGGTGCGAGAGGGGAAGATCCTCAACCCAGAGAAACTCTTCTTTGATGAGAAGGGCTCTGCTGATGTCCAGCTGGACTGCAAGGACAGCATCATTGCCCCAGGTTTCATCGATGTCCAGATCAATG GAGGCTTCGGGGTGGACTTCTCTCTGGCTACGGATGATTTCAAATCAGGTATTGACCTGGTCAGTCAGAAAATCCTCTCCCATGGAGTGACCTCTTTCTGTCCCACTCTGGTGACTTCTCCTCCATCTGTGTACCACCAG GTTCTCCCTCAGCTCAGTGTAAGAAATGGTGGAGCCCATGGAGCAGGAATCTTGG GTGCTCACCTGGAAGGGCCATTCATCAGCAAGGAGAAGAAAGGTGCCCACCCAGAGCACTGCCTCCGCACTTTTGAGGAAGGTGCCTTCCAGGACCTGCTTGCCACCTATGGCTCCCTGGACTGCGTCCAGATAGTGACCCTGGCCCCTGAAATGAGGCGGAGCAGTGAGGTGATCCGGGAGCTCACCAAGCGGGGCATCTGCGTCTCCCTGG GTCACTCAGTGGCTAATCTATCCCAGGCTGAGGAGGCTGTGCAGCACGGAGCAACCTTCATCACTCACCTCTTCAATGCCATGCTGCCG TTCCACCACCGTGACCCTGGCATTGTGGGGCTGCTGACAAGTGACAAGATTCCTGCTGGGCGGAGGGTCTTCTATGGCATGATTTCTGATGGCATCCACACCAACCCCGCTGCCCTGCGCATCGCCCATCGAGCCCACCCCAAAG ggctggtgctAGTGACAGATGCAATTGCTGGCATGGGGCTGGCACCGGGTCGGCACACGCTGGGTCAGCAGGTGGTGGAGATCGATGGGCTGAACACCTACATCGCAG GCACAAAGACCCTGAGTGGCAGCGTGGCGACCATGGACACATGTGTGCGACACTTCCAAGAAGCCACAG GATGCTCGGCAGAGACCGCGTTGGAGGCGGCGTCTCTGCATCCCGCTCAGCTCCTGGGGATTGAACATAAAAAGGGGACACTGAATTATGACTCTGATGCAG ATTTCCTAATGCTGAATGACAGCCTGTATGTGCAAGCCACGTACATTGCCGGCGAGGAAGTCTGGAGACAGGATGTGTCGGGCATGTGA